One Streptococcus sp. VT 162 genomic window, GCAATTCCAAGGCCAAGTCAATACCTTGAGCCCCATTGGCAGCTTCGCCCACAACTTCTACATCGTCTTGGAGGTCAAAATAGCTTTTCAAGCCCAATCGGACCATTTCATGGTCATCTACCAGTAAAATTTTCATCTCTACTCCTTTATGATTCCTTATCTAACAGGGGAATACGGATATCGACCGCCAGTCCTTGCTTAGGTGCTGTCAAGAGTTGAACCGTTCCTGCCATATCTTCGACTCGCTCCTTGATGTTTCGCAGTCCATAACTCAAGTCATCTAAACTCCCCAACAGGAAACCAATCCCATTATCCACCACCTTCAGCTGCAATTCAACATCTGTCTGATAGAGGTAGACATCCAAACAAGATGCCTGGGCATGGCGAAGGGTATTGCTAATCAATTCCTGCAAAATGCGGAAGATATGCTCTTCGATTTTCTTGGGCAATTTAGACACATTTTGCTTGAGACTAACCTTGAGATCACTCTTGTCCTCAAGCTCTTTTAAGAGGATTTGAATCCCCTCAATCAAACTCTTCTCTTCCAACTCAACTGGTCGCAAATGTAGGAGCAAGACCCGCAAATCTTTCTGGGCTGTTTCTAGGATAGCTGCGACACCTTGCAACTGGGTCTGCATCTTTTCTCTATCCAGCTTCAAAGCCTGCTGACTGACACCTGATAAAATCATATGGGCCGCAAACAACTCCTGACTAACCGTATCGTGCAGGTCACGTGCTATCCGCTTCCTTTCTTTCTCGATGATTGCTTCTTCCTTGACCAGGCTTTGATTTTCAGCCTTTTGAACAGCCTCTGTCAAGAGGTTAAGCTTGCCAGACAAGGACTTAAAACTGGCATCCAAGTCTGGATCTGCAAAGGCAACCACCTCTTTTCCTGCTAGCAGTCGCTTGAGATTGACCTGCATTTTTCTGCGAGAGACTTCTTCTATCACGCGCCAAAAGAGGACAAAAAAGAAGGTCATGGAAAGGCTAAAGACCAAGATCAAGAAGATGATTTTCTCTGTTTTCTCGATATCCTGTAGCAAATAGGACCAATCAAGATTTAGAATATCAAGCAGACTATTAGCCAAAAAGAGAATAAAGAGGAGTGAAGTCAGGCCGATTAACAGATAAGATTGCTTTTTCATCCTCTGACCACCTCCACATCGCCAACCATAGTAGTTAGGAAAATCTTGACGCTCTTGTTACTCTTGAGATAGTCCCTGGTTTCCTGATGATAGTGTTCATTGCGAAGGGATCTCTTAGGCTGATGAAGGAAGGTAAGATCTCCATAGAGGCAGTTGACACTGAGACTGATTTCCACATCTACAGGTACGATAATCCTAGTCGTTCCGATCATCTTTCTAAGGATAATGACATTGTCATGATTGGTTAGGATAACTCTTTCCAAATGAATGGTGTCCTTGCCCATGAGGCGAAAGAGGTTGATATCATCAAATTGGCAGGTCTGGTGGCTAGAAAAATGATGGAGATTGCCAAACCAAGGATTGCGTTCATTTTTCACCGTTACCACCTCTTCAAAGACCAAGTCGGTCTCCTCTCTTTCTTGATTCATCATCGGATAGAGAAGAAAGAGACTGTATATGACCGCTACAAAGATGGCTAAAATCACAAAGGGATTGAGCATGACGATGAAAAAGAAAAGAATGGTTGCTACAAGGAGGAAAACGTTGTTGCCCTCTTTACCTGTATAATAACGAAGCAAAAGCAAAAAGAGGAATAGAATCAGCAGAAAACGCGAAAAATGCTCTGATACCATCAAAATCAGAGCTCCCGTCAATAGACAGGCTTCGATAAATAAAAAGATTTGAAATTTTTTCATAGATGCATCCTCTCCCTTCTATTTTATCACAATTCAAAAAAGTCACCTCGGTCTGAGGATGGAAAAAGGAGATTGGGCAGAAATCGCTCCTACAAGCTTGGTTCTTTCAGCTCACTACAGTTGACAAAAGGCTACAAAAAAGGGCGGGATTCTTGTCCCGACCTCTCTACATCTGATCTTTTGCTTCTTTTAGTTTACCATAAAGAATATAGTCTACGTTTTGCAGATCCGCTATGGTGGCACAGTTAAGGGCACACATGATCAAGCGTAAATCTTCTTTCCAGCCTTGGACAATGCTAATCACCTCTTCGACGGAGTAGGTTTCAATCAACTCAAGAACGGTACGTGACAGTCCTATAGCCTTGGCACCAAAGACCAGGCACTTAATCATATCAAGAGGATTTCGAACCCCTCCGCT contains:
- a CDS encoding histidine kinase, whose product is MKKQSYLLIGLTSLLFILFLANSLLDILNLDWSYLLQDIEKTEKIIFLILVFSLSMTFFFVLFWRVIEEVSRRKMQVNLKRLLAGKEVVAFADPDLDASFKSLSGKLNLLTEAVQKAENQSLVKEEAIIEKERKRIARDLHDTVSQELFAAHMILSGVSQQALKLDREKMQTQLQGVAAILETAQKDLRVLLLHLRPVELEEKSLIEGIQILLKELEDKSDLKVSLKQNVSKLPKKIEEHIFRILQELISNTLRHAQASCLDVYLYQTDVELQLKVVDNGIGFLLGSLDDLSYGLRNIKERVEDMAGTVQLLTAPKQGLAVDIRIPLLDKES
- a CDS encoding transporter — encoded protein: MKKFQIFLFIEACLLTGALILMVSEHFSRFLLILFLFLLLLRYYTGKEGNNVFLLVATILFFFIVMLNPFVILAIFVAVIYSLFLLYPMMNQEREETDLVFEEVVTVKNERNPWFGNLHHFSSHQTCQFDDINLFRLMGKDTIHLERVILTNHDNVIILRKMIGTTRIIVPVDVEISLSVNCLYGDLTFLHQPKRSLRNEHYHQETRDYLKSNKSVKIFLTTMVGDVEVVRG